One genomic window of Solanum dulcamara chromosome 12, daSolDulc1.2, whole genome shotgun sequence includes the following:
- the LOC129876564 gene encoding putative germin-like protein 2-1, producing MALKSFVLAIAILAVVTSISHASDPSPLQDFCVAVNDSMNAVFVNGKFCKDPMDVTADDFFRPGLNMPGNTSNQLGSAVTAVNVNNLPGLNTLGISLARIDFAPYGLNPPHTHPRGTEVLAVFEGTLYVGFVLSNPGPNMKNKLFTKILHPGDVFVFPIGLIHFQFNVGKTNAVAFAGLSSQNPGVITIANAVFGSDPPINDDVLAKAFQVDKKVVDYLQSQFWWDNN from the exons ATGGCTCTTAAATCCTTTGTATTAGCCATTGCTATATTGGCTGTGGTGACTTCAATAAGCCATGCATCTGATCCTAGTCCTTTACAAGACTTTTGTGTTGCTGTTAATGACTCCATGAATGCTG TTTTCGTGAATGGAAAATTTTGCAAGGATCCAATGGATGTCACTGCTGATGACTTCTTTAGACCAGGGCTAAACATGCCCGGAAATACTTCAAATCAACTTGGATCAGCTGTAACTGCAGTGAACGTCAATAACTTGCCTGGACTGAACACTCTGGGCATTTCTTTAGCTCGTATTGATTTTGCACCATACGGTCTCAACCCACCTCATACTCACCCCAGAGGAACTGAAGTTCTTGCTGTCTTTGAGGGTACACTCTACGTTGGATTTGTCCTTTCGAATCCTGGTCCAAATATGAAGAATAAGCTTTTTACCAAAATCCTACATCCTGGAGATGTGTTTGTTTTTCCGATAGGTCTCATTCATTTTCAATTTAATGTGGGAAAGACTAACGCTGTTGCATTTGCTGGACTGAGTAGTCAAAATCCAGGAGTCATCACTATTGCAAATGCAGTATTTGGCTCAGACCCACCAATCAATGACGATGTCCTTGCCAAAGCATTCCAGGTTGATAAGAAAGTTGTGGATTATCTCCAGTCACAATTCTGGTGGGACAACAACTAA
- the LOC129876901 gene encoding glycerol-3-phosphate acyltransferase RAM2-like encodes MGITMFPIVEKCTSEEREKETVVADLDGTLLGSPSSFPYFALVAFDVGGALRLLFLLLASPLAGFLYYLISESAGIQVIIFATFVGIKVSDIESAARAVLPKFYSEDLHPESWRVFSSCGKRCVLTATPRIMVEPFLKDYLGVDIVLGTEIQTYKDRATGFVRSPGVFVGKNKADALTRTFGDTQPEIGLGDRDTDIPFVTLCKEGYFVPSKPKAKAVTINNLPKPIIFHDGRLVQKPTPLMALFILLWIPFGFFLSCLRACAGLLLPTPLQYYAFWAIGVRLIIKGNPPPRINKSKDQSGILFVSCHRTLCDPVFLSMALGHPIPTVTYSLSRFSEIVAPIKTIRLTRERAHDASIIKKLLKEGDLTIFPEGTTCREPFLLRFSSLFAELTDEIVPVAMVNKMSMFHGTTARGRKWMDMFFFFMNPRPTYEITFFNKLSHEFTCKSGKSRHEVANYVQKVIAETLSYECTSFTRKDKYITLAGNDGTIVKNP; translated from the coding sequence ATGGGCATAACAATGTTTCCCATTGTTGAAAAGTGCACATCAGAAGAACGAGAAAAAGAAACAGTAGTAGCTGATTTGGATGGAACTTTACTAGGAAGTCCGAGCTCTTTCCCTTATTTCGCATTGGTAGCATTCGATGTTGGTGGGGCCTTAAGGTTACTATTTCTTCTGTTAGCTTCACCTCTTGCTGGttttctatattatttgatTTCAGAGTCAGCTGGAATTCAAGTTATTATCTTTGCAACTTTTGTAGGGATAAAGGTTTCCGATATAGAATCAGCAGCACGTGCTGTGCTAccaaaattctattctgaggaTCTTCATCCCGAGTCTTGGAGAGTGTTCTCATCCTGTGGGAAACGTTGTGTTTTGACAGCTACCCCTAGGATTATGGTGGAACCATTTTTGAAGGACTACTTAGGGGTAGATATCGTTTTAGGGACTGAGATTCAAACATATAAAGATAGAGCAACTGGCTTTGTTAGATCGCCCGGAGTTTTTGTTGGGAAAAACAAGGCTGATGCTCTTACAAGGACTTTTGGAGATACTCAACCTGAGATTGGCTTGGGTGATCGCGATACTGATATTCCTTTTGTGACATTGTGTAAGGAAGGCTACTTTGTACCATCAAAACCAAAAGCAAAGGCTGTAACTATAAACAACCTTCCCAAGCCTATTATCTTCCACGATGGTCGCCTTGTCCAAAAGCCAACACCTTTAATGGCTCTTTTTATCCTTCTCTGGATCCCCTTCGGCTTCTTCCTTTCTTGTTTGCGAGCCTGTGCAGGATTACTCCTCCCTACACCTCTTCAATACTACGCATTTTGGGCCATCGGTGTCCGTCTTATAATCAAAGGCAACCCACCACCCCGTATCAACAAATCTAAAGACCAATCAGGCATACTCTTTGTTAGCTGTCACAGGACTCTTTGTGACcctgtttttctctctatggcGTTAGGTCACCCTATCCCAACAGTTACATACTCTCTTTCACGATTTTCTGAGATTGTTGCACCAATTAAAACAATTAGACTCACTAGAGAACGAGCTCATGATGCATCCATTATAAAGAAACTATTAAAAGAAGGTGATCTCACAATTTTCCCAGAGGGGACTACTTGTCGCGAACCATTTCTTCTTAGGTTTTCATCATTATTTGCTGAGTTAACCGATGAGATCGTGCCCGTGGCAATGGTGAATAAGATGAGCATGTTTCATGGAACAACAGCTAGAGGACGGAAATGGATGGacatgtttttctttttcatgaaTCCACGTCCCACTTATGAAATTACATTCTTCAATAAATTGTCACATGAATTCACTTGTAAGTCAGGGAAATCAAGACATGAAGTGGCTAATTACGTACAAAAGGTTATTGCTGAAACTCTTTCTTATGAGTGCACTAGTTTTACGAGGAAGGACAAGTATATCACTCTTGCAGGAAACGATGGAACAATTGTGAAGAATCCTTGA